A section of the Candidatus Peregrinibacteria bacterium genome encodes:
- the ispG gene encoding flavodoxin-dependent (E)-4-hydroxy-3-methylbut-2-enyl-diphosphate synthase: MENRKKTIEVMVGGVGIGGKNPVRIQSMTNTDTADAAATLAQCIELIEAGSELVRITVNNDASARAVAEIRSGLDGAGYAGVPLVGCFHYNGHILLEKYPEMAKALGKYRVNPGNLGVAQAHGYNFEKIVKIAIENDKAIRIGVNWGSLDQDVLTKLMDENKEVGSPKNDREVLIDAIVKSTLDSAESAVSFGLPKEKIILSAKVSRTMDLIEIYERLSEECDYPLHLGLTEAGAGLKGVVSSSAATSALLTRGIGDTIRISLTPTPSEPRTREVEVCKLLLQSLELRHFAPSVTSCPGCGRTKSTYFQTLALDVNKHITYNMADWAKKYPGCETLSIAVMGCVVNGPGESKHADIGISLPGTFEKAVATVYIDGAEHCRLNGENITNEFIEILEDYIEKKFGSYTNSDIL, from the coding sequence ATGGAAAATCGCAAAAAAACAATTGAGGTAATGGTTGGAGGGGTCGGGATCGGTGGTAAAAATCCAGTACGAATTCAATCGATGACGAATACGGATACGGCCGATGCGGCTGCGACTTTGGCGCAGTGCATTGAGCTTATTGAAGCGGGATCTGAGCTAGTACGAATTACGGTAAACAATGATGCATCGGCAAGGGCGGTGGCTGAAATACGGTCTGGGCTTGATGGAGCCGGCTACGCCGGCGTACCACTAGTTGGCTGCTTTCATTACAATGGTCATATTTTACTTGAAAAATATCCTGAGATGGCAAAAGCCCTTGGGAAATACAGGGTAAATCCAGGGAATTTAGGAGTTGCACAAGCTCATGGATATAATTTCGAAAAGATTGTAAAAATAGCTATCGAAAATGACAAAGCTATACGAATCGGTGTGAATTGGGGATCGCTCGATCAAGATGTTTTGACAAAATTGATGGATGAAAACAAAGAAGTAGGTTCACCAAAAAATGATCGTGAAGTATTGATCGATGCAATCGTTAAAAGTACTCTAGATAGTGCGGAAAGCGCCGTATCATTTGGACTACCGAAAGAAAAAATAATCTTAAGTGCAAAAGTTTCACGCACTATGGATTTGATAGAAATTTATGAAAGACTGAGCGAAGAATGCGATTACCCGCTTCATCTTGGCCTAACTGAAGCCGGGGCTGGACTGAAGGGAGTTGTATCTTCGAGCGCGGCTACATCTGCTCTGCTCACTCGTGGCATTGGCGATACAATCAGAATCTCGCTCACACCTACCCCAAGCGAGCCGCGCACTCGCGAAGTCGAAGTTTGTAAGCTTCTTCTTCAATCACTTGAACTTAGGCACTTCGCACCCTCGGTCACTTCGTGCCCGGGCTGTGGTCGCACAAAATCTACATATTTTCAAACTCTTGCCCTTGATGTAAACAAACACATCACTTATAACATGGCAGATTGGGCAAAGAAATACCCAGGCTGTGAAACACTCTCTATCGCCGTCATGGGCTGCGTCGTAAATGGCCCGGGCGAATCCAAGCACGCAGATATTGGCATCAGCCTACCCGGAACTTTTGAAAAAGCAGTCGCAACAGTTTACATTGATGGCGCTGAACATTGTCGTTTAAACGGAGAGAATATCACGAATGAATTTATCGAAATTTTGGAAGATTATATAGAGAAGAAATTTGGGTCGTATACCAATTCAGATATTCTTTGA
- the infC gene encoding translation initiation factor IF-3, whose amino-acid sequence MAKRLILNGDIRADKVRLLDESGEQVGILPLSVALAQAQEKGLELALVATHPETPVVKFLDYGKHQYEQKKMKQKQQARAKQADVKGIRLGLNTGLHDMEVKVKSAQKFLSKGHQIKVQLQLKGRQMMYKPQAVEKIKEFASMLAEDATVDGEPKPQGYQVTMILTPKK is encoded by the coding sequence TTGGCCAAAAGACTTATACTCAACGGAGACATAAGAGCCGATAAGGTTCGCTTACTCGATGAGAGTGGGGAACAAGTCGGTATACTTCCACTGAGTGTCGCACTTGCGCAAGCACAAGAAAAAGGTTTAGAACTGGCATTGGTAGCTACTCATCCGGAGACCCCGGTAGTCAAATTCCTAGACTATGGTAAGCACCAATACGAGCAGAAGAAGATGAAACAAAAGCAGCAAGCGAGAGCAAAGCAAGCTGATGTAAAAGGTATAAGACTTGGTTTGAATACAGGGCTACATGACATGGAGGTAAAGGTTAAGTCAGCTCAAAAATTCCTTTCCAAAGGACATCAAATTAAAGTTCAATTGCAACTGAAGGGAAGGCAGATGATGTACAAGCCTCAAGCAGTTGAGAAGATCAAAGAGTTCGCAAGCATGCTCGCTGAAGATGCAACTGTAGACGGTGAGCCAAAACCACAAGGATACCAAGTTACTATGATCCTTACACCGAAAAAATAA
- a CDS encoding 50S ribosomal protein L35 encodes MKAKTHSGAKKRVKVKGKGKTLTLTFDKAAHRHLMVNKSKKQKAIRTTEAHSTNVRALKRLLKK; translated from the coding sequence ATGAAAGCAAAGACACACAGTGGGGCAAAGAAGCGCGTGAAAGTAAAAGGAAAGGGTAAGACGCTTACACTTACTTTTGACAAGGCTGCTCACCGACATCTTATGGTAAATAAATCAAAGAAACAAAAAGCTATTAGAACAACAGAAGCGCATTCTACAAACGTTCGTGCTTTAAAAAGATTGCTTAAAAAATAG
- the rplT gene encoding 50S ribosomal protein L20 codes for MTRVKRGVTQRAKHKKVLKAAKGYRGSRSKLFKVAKQAVMKAGMHAYRDRKLRKRNMRQLWTLRMSASLRTLGTNYSQFMDKCFKKDVRINRKMFSELATRNPEVFKSIVEQVSA; via the coding sequence ATGACAAGAGTAAAACGCGGCGTTACACAACGCGCAAAACACAAGAAAGTACTAAAGGCTGCAAAAGGTTACCGAGGGTCACGCTCAAAACTATTTAAAGTTGCAAAGCAGGCGGTTATGAAAGCCGGAATGCATGCGTACCGTGATCGTAAACTTAGGAAGAGAAACATGCGTCAATTATGGACACTTCGTATGTCAGCATCTCTCCGTACTTTGGGTACAAACTACTCACAGTTCATGGACAAATGCTTCAAAAAAGACGTTCGAATAAACCGCAAAATGTTTTCAGAACTTGCAACTCGCAATCCGGAAGTATTCAAATCTATAGTTGAACAAGTAAGCGCATAA